In Candidatus Tanganyikabacteria bacterium, the following are encoded in one genomic region:
- a CDS encoding GAF domain-containing protein — protein sequence MDDPAEKRFLAPAGSEHDALVAALEADGVHCIRIEKLAEALPTSTQGAPHGVPQVLLLDPGLVAGAEGVVETLSAFLRDAGVAIALNPPGQESVYEAIPAELVWAFEPLPYNLRHIRRTVASAYLYLNSRLETARVISELDAYSRKLQELNRIGVALSTERDHDALLDLILRKCREVTLADAGSLYLVEDTPHKEKILRFKLSQNDSFNLSYKEYTMPISRGSIAGYVALSGISLNLSDVYHLPPGAAYRFDRNWDQKTGYRTKSMLVVPMKNRNNETIGIVQLINRKNHWETILLDEKVVDQQVMPFDSWSEELVNSLASQAAVALENNILYKNIQSLFEGFVNASVTAIESRDPTTSGHSSRVAALTVGLAEVVDRIDNGRFKDVAFSREQIKEIRYASLLHDFGKVGVREEVLVKAKKLYPWHLDLVSSRFEYIRKALEADHAQKQLDYLLEHGREDFMAQHGLFKSEFEKQLDEVERFIKVILEANEPTVLEDGNFATLLEIAQRTFVDTQGGSRNLLTPEEVGYLSIRRGSLDAKERLEIESHVTHTYRFLSQIPWTTELQGVPAIAYAHHEKLNGSGYPNRLQAKEIPIQSKMMTIADIYDALTASDRPYKKAVPLDKALKILEYEAKDGNIDNDLLAIFVEAKIFDLTREGSPAAAGAPRSILSGAG from the coding sequence ATGGACGATCCCGCCGAGAAGCGGTTCCTCGCTCCCGCTGGCTCAGAGCACGATGCGCTCGTCGCGGCCCTGGAAGCCGATGGCGTGCATTGCATCCGGATCGAAAAGCTGGCCGAGGCCCTGCCCACCTCGACGCAGGGCGCGCCGCATGGCGTTCCCCAGGTCCTCCTGCTCGATCCCGGCCTCGTGGCCGGAGCCGAGGGCGTGGTCGAGACCCTGTCGGCGTTTTTGCGCGACGCGGGCGTCGCTATCGCCCTCAATCCGCCCGGCCAGGAGAGCGTGTACGAGGCAATCCCCGCCGAGCTAGTCTGGGCCTTCGAGCCCCTGCCCTACAACCTGCGCCACATCCGGCGAACCGTCGCCAGCGCCTACCTGTACCTCAACAGCCGCCTGGAGACCGCGCGCGTCATCTCGGAGCTGGATGCCTACTCGCGCAAGCTGCAGGAGCTCAATCGCATCGGCGTGGCCCTGTCGACCGAGCGCGATCACGACGCCCTGCTCGATCTCATCTTGCGCAAGTGCCGCGAGGTCACGCTGGCTGACGCCGGCTCGCTGTATCTGGTCGAGGACACGCCCCACAAGGAGAAGATCCTGCGCTTCAAGCTGTCGCAAAACGACAGCTTCAACCTCTCGTACAAGGAATACACGATGCCCATCAGCCGCGGCTCCATCGCGGGCTACGTGGCGCTATCGGGCATCAGCCTCAACCTGTCGGACGTCTACCACCTCCCGCCAGGCGCGGCGTACCGCTTCGATCGCAACTGGGACCAGAAGACCGGCTATCGCACCAAGTCGATGCTGGTGGTGCCGATGAAGAACCGCAACAACGAGACCATCGGGATAGTCCAGTTGATCAACCGCAAGAACCATTGGGAGACCATCCTGCTAGACGAGAAAGTCGTCGACCAGCAGGTCATGCCGTTCGACTCCTGGTCGGAGGAACTGGTCAACTCCCTGGCCAGCCAGGCGGCCGTCGCGCTGGAGAACAACATCCTCTACAAGAACATCCAGAGCCTGTTCGAAGGCTTCGTGAATGCGTCGGTCACCGCGATTGAAAGTCGAGATCCCACCACCTCGGGCCACAGCTCCCGGGTCGCAGCCCTGACGGTCGGCCTCGCCGAGGTCGTGGACCGCATCGACAACGGCCGTTTCAAGGACGTGGCGTTCAGCAGGGAGCAGATCAAGGAGATCCGCTACGCGTCGCTCCTGCACGATTTCGGCAAGGTCGGCGTCCGCGAGGAGGTGCTGGTCAAGGCCAAGAAGCTGTATCCCTGGCACCTTGACCTGGTCAGCAGCCGTTTCGAGTACATCCGCAAGGCCCTGGAGGCCGACCATGCCCAGAAGCAACTGGATTACCTGCTCGAACATGGCCGCGAAGATTTCATGGCGCAGCACGGCCTGTTCAAGTCCGAGTTCGAGAAGCAACTCGATGAGGTCGAGCGCTTCATCAAGGTCATCCTGGAAGCCAACGAGCCCACGGTCCTCGAAGACGGCAACTTCGCCACCCTGCTCGAAATAGCCCAGCGCACCTTCGTGGACACGCAGGGCGGCTCGCGCAACCTCCTCACGCCCGAAGAGGTCGGCTACCTGTCCATCCGCCGCGGATCGCTCGATGCGAAGGAACGCCTCGAAATAGAGAGCCACGTGACTCACACGTACCGCTTCCTGTCGCAGATCCCCTGGACGACCGAGTTGCAGGGCGTCCCGGCCATCGCCTACGCCCACCACGAGAAGCTCAACGGCTCGGGTTACCCCAACCGCCTGCAGGCCAAGGAAATCCCCATCCAGTCCAAGATGATGACCATCGCCGACATCTACGACGCCCTGACGGCGAGCGATCGCCCCTACAAGAAGGCCGTCCCCCTGGACAAGGCGCTCAAGATCCTCGAGTACGAAGCCAAGGACGGCAACATCGACAACGACCTGCTCGCCATCTTCGTCGAGGCCAAGATCTTCGACCTCACCCGCGAGGGCAGTCCGGCCGCCGCCGGCGCGCCCCGCAGCATCCTCTCCGGCGCCGGTTGA
- a CDS encoding PAS domain S-box protein produces MQRNDNQPPPADALQTEARFRSLLEAAPDGIVIVAADGGIVLVNTQTEHLFGYRREDLVGKPVEILIPGRFASHESHRAKYFETPRTRPMGAGLDLYGRRADGSEFPVEISLSPLVEGDQVLVTAIVRDVTERKLAEAQRLDALRQADKVKDEFLSILSHELRTPINAITGFGSTMLDGVFGEVPERQRPYLARMLEAADALAYLVDDLLDMTRIQAGKFAIAPVPHDFGKVLQEAVSRFGTQAEGKGIRLELAFSDGVERVHGDPLRLGQVLNNLLSNAVKFTPEGGAIAVSARLAGDALRCEVADTGPGIPDEARGRVFERFAQLDTSATRRERGLGLGLSLPRPSWRATAGASAWRAPPGGAAASGSRSPRRSRRTGCPIPPCKFDRLMTDLDAVATHGRPPRCYNRTCTLVSGDFAPCFPPRSRLPAAPATIRMAMCCRRCRPTTRTIGGASTRAACRRRASRSTACFTLAAWWRPSWARSCWWRHAATTVPGWSRPESSASRCAAASSPRRCIT; encoded by the coding sequence ATGCAGAGAAACGACAATCAGCCGCCCCCGGCCGACGCCCTTCAGACCGAAGCGCGGTTCAGGAGCCTGCTGGAAGCCGCCCCCGACGGTATCGTCATCGTCGCGGCCGACGGCGGAATAGTCCTGGTCAACACCCAGACCGAGCACCTGTTCGGCTACCGCCGTGAGGACCTCGTGGGCAAGCCGGTCGAGATCCTCATCCCCGGCCGCTTCGCATCGCATGAGTCGCATCGCGCGAAGTACTTCGAGACCCCGCGCACCCGGCCGATGGGCGCCGGCCTCGACCTTTACGGGCGGCGGGCCGACGGCAGCGAGTTCCCGGTCGAAATCAGCCTGAGCCCCCTGGTCGAGGGCGACCAGGTGCTGGTCACCGCCATCGTCCGCGACGTGACCGAGCGCAAGCTGGCCGAGGCGCAGCGTCTCGACGCGCTGCGCCAAGCCGACAAGGTGAAGGATGAGTTCCTCTCCATCCTTTCGCACGAATTGCGGACGCCCATCAACGCGATCACCGGGTTCGGCAGCACGATGCTCGACGGCGTGTTCGGGGAGGTGCCCGAGCGGCAGCGGCCGTACCTGGCCCGGATGCTGGAAGCCGCCGACGCGCTCGCCTACCTCGTGGACGATCTGCTGGACATGACCCGCATCCAGGCCGGGAAGTTCGCGATTGCGCCGGTGCCGCACGATTTCGGCAAGGTGCTGCAGGAGGCCGTGAGTCGCTTCGGCACGCAGGCCGAGGGCAAGGGCATCCGTCTCGAACTGGCCTTCTCGGATGGCGTCGAGCGGGTCCATGGCGATCCGCTGCGGCTCGGCCAGGTGCTCAACAATTTGCTGTCCAACGCCGTCAAGTTCACGCCCGAGGGCGGCGCGATCGCCGTAAGTGCCAGACTGGCAGGCGATGCGTTGCGCTGCGAGGTCGCCGATACCGGGCCGGGCATCCCGGACGAGGCTCGCGGCCGCGTGTTCGAGCGCTTCGCGCAGCTCGACACGAGCGCCACGCGCCGGGAGCGCGGCCTGGGCCTCGGCCTGTCTTTGCCAAGGCCATCGTGGAGGGCCACGGCGGGCGCATCGGCGTGGAGAGCGCCCCCGGGCGGGGCAGCCGCTTCTGGTTCGAGATCCCCACGCAGGTCGCGCCGGACCGGGTGTCCGATACCGCCATGCAAGTTTGACCGACTCATGACCGATCTTGACGCGGTGGCGACCCACGGCCGGCCGCCGCGGTGCTACAACCGGACTTGCACCCTCGTGTCAGGAGATTTCGCGCCGTGCTTCCCGCCAAGATCTCGCCTGCCCGCCGCGCCGGCCACCATCCGCATGGCGATGTGCTGCCGCCGTTGCCGGCCCACTACCCGGACGATCGGCGGCGCTTCTACCCGGGCGGCCTGCCGGCGCCGCGCGAGCCGGTCAACGGCCTGCTTCACCTTGGCGGCCTGGTGGCGGCCATCGTGGGCACGATCCTGCTGGTGGCGGCATGCCGCGACGACAGTTCCCGGATGGTCACGGCCGGAATCTTCGGCCTCGCGATGTGCGGCTGCTTCCTCGCCTCGGCGCTGCATCACCTGA
- a CDS encoding hemolysin III family protein, translated as MVTAGIFGLAMCGCFLASALHHLINARRSTELRLWRLDHAAIYPFIAGSYTPVCVHVLPAPGGLWLLGAVWALAVAGMVYKIGFAPDPPSLAHPPGKIDTALYVAMGWVAAFQLPQLVAQSLPGTLPLVVLGGLAYSVGAIILSRRLLDFRPGLLGHHEIWHLCVLLGAGLIYSYVFLNLV; from the coding sequence ATGGTCACGGCCGGAATCTTCGGCCTCGCGATGTGCGGCTGCTTCCTCGCCTCGGCGCTGCATCACCTGATCAACGCGCGCCGGAGCACCGAGTTGCGGCTCTGGCGACTCGATCACGCGGCGATCTATCCCTTCATTGCCGGTAGCTACACGCCTGTGTGCGTGCACGTCCTGCCGGCGCCCGGCGGGTTGTGGCTCCTCGGGGCCGTCTGGGCGCTGGCCGTCGCCGGCATGGTCTACAAGATAGGGTTCGCGCCCGATCCGCCGAGCCTGGCGCATCCGCCTGGCAAGATCGATACGGCGCTGTACGTGGCCATGGGCTGGGTCGCCGCGTTCCAGCTACCGCAGCTGGTGGCGCAGTCGCTGCCCGGCACCCTCCCCCTGGTCGTCCTTGGCGGCCTCGCCTACTCGGTCGGCGCGATCATCCTGTCGCGGCGCCTCCTGGATTTCCGGCCGGGGCTGCTCGGCCACCACGAGATCTGGCACCTGTGCGTGCTGCTGGGCGCGGGCCTGATCTATTCCTACGTGTTCCTGAACCTCGTCTGA
- a CDS encoding acyl-CoA dehydrogenase family protein: MDFRLSDEQRAAQEMAHDFAARELRPIALECDLAHAFPPDLLGKAAALGLNSMGIPPEYGGAGFDHVTQALIYEELAWGCAGLAATIMGTMLAAYPVMLGGTPEQQQVWLTRLADPRGTYGAIAITEAGAGSDAAAMTTRAIREGDFYRLRGAKRFITNGGIGDVYVVFATLDPGQGGKAICAFLVDGHAPGVSAGKKERKIGLCASHTGEILLDDVRVPAADRLGPEGAGFGAVLRFFQASRPMVGAVAVGIARAAYEAALAYAFEREQFGSVVFKNQGVSFPLADMAIQIEAARNLVHKACWLLDTGQDAGLAGSFAKCFATDMAMQVADAAVQVLGGYGLMHEYHVEKWLRDAKVLQIVEGTNQIQRLIVNDYQARAMARRPAAKA; encoded by the coding sequence GTGGACTTTCGACTGTCGGACGAGCAGCGCGCCGCCCAGGAGATGGCGCATGACTTCGCCGCGCGCGAACTCCGGCCGATCGCCCTCGAATGCGACCTTGCCCACGCGTTCCCCCCGGACCTCCTGGGCAAGGCGGCGGCCCTCGGCCTCAACAGCATGGGCATCCCGCCGGAGTACGGCGGCGCGGGCTTCGACCACGTCACCCAGGCGCTCATCTACGAGGAGCTCGCCTGGGGCTGCGCGGGCCTGGCCGCCACGATCATGGGCACCATGCTGGCGGCCTACCCCGTCATGCTGGGTGGCACGCCCGAGCAGCAGCAGGTCTGGCTCACGCGGCTGGCCGATCCGCGCGGCACCTACGGGGCCATCGCCATCACCGAGGCCGGCGCCGGTTCGGACGCGGCGGCCATGACCACCCGCGCGATCAGGGAAGGCGACTTCTACCGGTTGCGCGGGGCCAAGCGCTTCATCACCAACGGCGGCATCGGCGACGTCTACGTCGTCTTCGCGACCCTGGATCCCGGGCAGGGCGGCAAGGCCATCTGCGCTTTCCTGGTCGACGGCCACGCGCCGGGCGTGTCGGCCGGCAAGAAGGAACGCAAGATCGGGCTTTGCGCCTCGCATACCGGGGAAATCCTGCTCGACGACGTGCGGGTGCCGGCGGCGGATCGCCTCGGCCCCGAGGGTGCCGGCTTTGGCGCGGTGCTCCGGTTCTTCCAGGCGTCGCGCCCGATGGTCGGCGCGGTGGCGGTGGGCATCGCCCGGGCGGCCTACGAGGCGGCCCTGGCGTATGCGTTCGAGCGCGAGCAGTTCGGCTCGGTCGTCTTCAAGAACCAGGGCGTGAGCTTCCCCCTGGCCGACATGGCCATCCAGATCGAGGCGGCCCGCAACCTGGTCCACAAGGCCTGCTGGTTGCTGGATACCGGCCAGGATGCCGGGCTCGCCGGGTCGTTCGCCAAGTGCTTCGCCACCGACATGGCCATGCAGGTCGCGGACGCCGCGGTGCAGGTCCTGGGCGGGTACGGCCTGATGCACGAGTACCACGTCGAGAAGTGGCTGCGCGACGCCAAGGTGCTGCAGATCGTCGAGGGCACCAACCAGATCCAGCGGCTGATAGTCAACGACTACCAGGCGCGCGCC